A section of the Rossellomorea marisflavi genome encodes:
- a CDS encoding helix-turn-helix domain-containing protein: MKLAEIGKKISELRREMNLTQGELAEGICTQALVSLIEKGELDPNATVLYQISRKLGVDVNYFFQIGSTPRLDYVREVATQLRRLRINRQHEEMMEIVQVEEQNPLFSNDSRAMQFLYWHKSVYIYEVKGDHAGAISLLEEAMDLVDRKKRAYTENELEMLLTLGAFEFNGEHYDRAMEKYQLVQQIIATTDRVLKVKSINTRLLYNIARVNTRLKNYHESISYALQGIDWCIECEDLYLMAELHYHIGYNHELLHNYEKALEYLDYSIQLFELNPDCPYLDFLQSKRADYTAKLKKKDI; encoded by the coding sequence ATGAAACTAGCTGAAATCGGAAAGAAAATCAGTGAACTGAGAAGAGAAATGAATTTAACTCAAGGGGAACTGGCAGAAGGGATTTGTACACAAGCACTAGTCAGTCTGATTGAAAAAGGTGAGTTGGATCCCAACGCCACTGTCCTTTACCAAATTTCCAGGAAGCTTGGAGTGGATGTTAATTACTTTTTTCAAATTGGTTCAACTCCAAGACTCGATTATGTACGTGAGGTGGCAACTCAGCTAAGAAGACTGCGGATCAATCGTCAGCATGAAGAAATGATGGAGATCGTTCAGGTGGAGGAACAAAATCCTTTATTCAGCAATGATAGCAGGGCCATGCAATTCCTTTACTGGCATAAAAGTGTGTACATATACGAGGTGAAAGGGGATCATGCCGGGGCCATATCATTGTTGGAGGAGGCAATGGATTTAGTAGACCGGAAGAAACGCGCATATACAGAAAACGAACTTGAAATGTTATTGACTCTGGGAGCATTTGAGTTTAATGGTGAGCATTACGACAGGGCCATGGAGAAATATCAGCTTGTTCAACAGATCATCGCTACCACTGATCGTGTATTGAAAGTAAAGTCTATAAATACTCGACTACTTTACAATATAGCCCGTGTGAACACTCGTTTGAAGAATTATCATGAGTCCATCTCTTACGCTCTTCAAGGCATCGACTGGTGCATCGAGTGTGAAGATCTCTATCTGATGGCAGAACTGCACTACCATATTGGATATAACCATGAGCTTTTACATAATTACGAGAAGGCATTGGAGTACTTGGACTATAGTATTCAATTATTTGAACTGAATCCAGATTGTCCTTATCTTGATTTTCTTCAATCTAAACGTGCTGATTATACAGCCAAACTGAAGAAGAAGGACATTTAA
- a CDS encoding DMT family transporter, with the protein MVRLYSALVGLSLIWGMSFVFIKWLLEPAGIWGTVFIRCFAGALILLPIYFMHRKKPGKTKLPLKKLLVVGIGNAALPWMLIALSETQINSNTASILNATTPIWTGVIGFLLFSVILTGSQWLGIAIGFFGILVLMDFQITGLFSSDFIGVGTMLAATMCYAFSSHFTKKYLGGTSVVVISTFQLLIGSVFSFIGLAVTGGPNSYEGLLSLEVLAGVIGLGCLGSGIAALLFFYIVTKGSPELASTVTYLIPASAMVWGFVLLQEEITPNLIIGLLIIFTGVYLSSRKKRSVKVKQTFDGTVGRP; encoded by the coding sequence GTGGTCCGATTATATAGCGCCCTTGTGGGGCTAAGCCTCATCTGGGGGATGTCGTTTGTGTTCATTAAATGGCTCTTGGAGCCTGCTGGTATATGGGGGACCGTATTCATTCGCTGCTTTGCAGGAGCACTGATTCTGCTTCCAATCTATTTCATGCACAGAAAGAAGCCAGGGAAGACCAAGCTTCCACTGAAAAAACTCCTCGTTGTAGGCATCGGGAACGCAGCCTTACCGTGGATGCTCATCGCGCTCAGTGAAACCCAGATCAACAGCAATACGGCGTCGATCTTGAACGCGACGACGCCGATCTGGACAGGAGTGATCGGGTTCTTATTGTTCTCCGTGATCCTGACCGGGTCCCAGTGGCTCGGCATCGCCATCGGGTTCTTCGGAATCCTGGTGCTGATGGACTTTCAGATCACCGGTCTCTTCTCATCGGACTTTATCGGAGTGGGGACGATGCTTGCCGCCACCATGTGCTATGCGTTCTCGTCCCATTTCACGAAAAAGTACCTCGGCGGAACAAGCGTCGTCGTCATCTCCACTTTCCAGCTGCTGATCGGAAGTGTCTTCAGCTTCATCGGGCTTGCGGTCACGGGCGGACCGAACTCGTATGAAGGACTTCTCAGCCTTGAGGTACTGGCAGGCGTCATCGGCCTTGGCTGCCTCGGTTCCGGTATTGCGGCCTTGCTATTTTTCTATATTGTCACGAAGGGAAGCCCTGAGCTCGCATCCACAGTGACGTACCTCATCCCGGCAAGCGCCATGGTATGGGGATTCGTCCTTTTGCAGGAGGAAATCACCCCGAACCTGATCATCGGGCTCCTCATCATCTTCACCGGAGTATACCTTTCATCGCGGAAAAAGAGGTCGGTCAAGGTTAAACAAACGTTTGATGGAACGGTGGGAAGGCCGTAA
- the murB gene encoding UDP-N-acetylmuramate dehydrogenase — translation MYNKEIVYQELSNVMKKENIKRDEPLRDHLYTRLGGNADFFLTPTTYEEVQEIVKLANKSDVPFTLLGNGSNLIVKDGGIRGIVLHLKNFSDISATDQQIVAQSGAAIIDVSRRALDETLSGLEFACGIPGTVGGALFMNAGAYGGEIKDVLDYCYVVDREGNLVKRTALELELDYRHSNISEKGDIVLEATFSLKPGDHKDIKAVMDDLTFKRESKQPLEYPSCGSVFKRPPGYFAGKLIQDSELQGTNFGGAEVSTKHAGFIVNKDNASASDYIALIEHVQKTVKEKFDVELEREVRIIGEDPQ, via the coding sequence ATGTACAATAAAGAAATCGTTTACCAAGAACTCTCAAACGTAATGAAAAAAGAAAACATCAAACGCGACGAACCGCTTCGAGATCACCTCTACACGCGACTTGGCGGCAACGCCGACTTCTTCCTCACGCCGACCACCTATGAAGAAGTCCAGGAAATCGTGAAACTCGCAAACAAGAGCGACGTGCCCTTCACCCTTCTCGGGAACGGATCGAACCTCATCGTCAAAGACGGTGGAATCCGCGGAATCGTCCTTCATTTGAAAAATTTCTCCGACATCAGCGCGACCGATCAGCAGATTGTCGCCCAGAGTGGAGCTGCCATCATCGATGTATCGAGACGCGCACTTGATGAGACCCTTTCCGGGCTTGAATTTGCTTGCGGCATCCCTGGAACCGTCGGCGGTGCCCTCTTCATGAATGCCGGAGCGTACGGCGGTGAAATCAAGGACGTGCTGGACTACTGCTATGTCGTAGACCGTGAAGGCAACCTGGTGAAAAGGACTGCACTGGAGCTTGAGCTCGATTATCGCCACAGCAACATTTCCGAAAAGGGCGACATCGTACTTGAAGCGACATTCAGCCTGAAGCCGGGAGACCATAAGGATATTAAGGCCGTCATGGACGACCTCACGTTCAAGCGTGAGTCGAAGCAGCCCCTTGAATATCCTTCATGCGGAAGTGTCTTCAAACGTCCTCCAGGCTATTTCGCCGGGAAGTTGATCCAGGACAGCGAACTGCAGGGCACGAACTTCGGTGGAGCAGAAGTATCCACGAAGCATGCCGGCTTCATCGTCAATAAAGATAACGCATCGGCTTCCGATTACATCGCCCTCATCGAACACGTCCAAAAGACGGTCAAAGAAAAATTCGATGTGGAACTTGAGCGTGAAGTACGCATCATCGGGGAAGATCCCCAATAA
- a CDS encoding DegV family protein has protein sequence MKTAIVTDSTAYIPKELRDQLDIYMIPLSVIIGGETYQEEVDITASQFFEEVRSSDRLPTTSQPPVGQFVELFEKLSHDYDAVISIHLSSGISGTYQGAVQAGEMVSGIEVYPYDSEISCMVQGFYVLEGAKLSREGRDAKEIVSLLDEMKETVRAYFMVDNLTHLQRGGRLSNAQAIIGSLLQVKPLLHFVDKVIVPFEKIRTRKKALKRVENLLGEAVSDGGRYQASVIHANREDEALEWKAQLEEQFPNVEFNVSYFGPVIGTHLGEGSMGMGWARKMTE, from the coding sequence ATGAAAACGGCAATTGTAACGGATAGTACAGCCTACATCCCGAAAGAATTGCGTGATCAGCTGGACATATATATGATCCCCTTGAGCGTCATCATCGGAGGGGAAACCTATCAGGAAGAAGTTGATATCACCGCAAGTCAGTTCTTTGAAGAAGTTCGGAGCTCGGATCGCCTGCCAACCACTTCACAGCCGCCCGTCGGCCAGTTCGTGGAGCTTTTTGAGAAACTTTCACACGATTACGACGCCGTCATCTCCATCCATCTCTCAAGCGGCATCAGTGGCACCTACCAGGGCGCCGTGCAGGCAGGGGAAATGGTAAGTGGAATCGAGGTGTACCCGTATGATTCCGAGATCAGCTGTATGGTCCAGGGTTTCTATGTTCTTGAGGGGGCAAAGCTGAGCCGTGAAGGACGCGATGCCAAAGAGATTGTCAGCCTTCTTGATGAAATGAAGGAAACGGTGAGGGCTTACTTCATGGTGGACAACCTCACCCATCTTCAGCGCGGAGGACGCCTGTCAAACGCACAGGCCATCATCGGAAGCCTGCTGCAAGTAAAGCCGTTGCTTCATTTTGTGGACAAGGTCATCGTTCCGTTCGAGAAGATCCGTACGCGTAAAAAAGCCTTGAAGCGAGTCGAAAACTTACTGGGTGAAGCTGTTTCAGACGGCGGACGTTATCAAGCGTCGGTCATCCATGCCAATCGCGAAGATGAAGCGTTGGAGTGGAAGGCACAGCTTGAGGAGCAGTTCCCGAATGTGGAATTCAATGTGAGTTATTTCGGTCCCGTTATCGGGACGCATCTTGGGGAAGGGTCCATGGGTATGGGGTGGGCGCGCAAGATGACGGAATGA
- a CDS encoding bifunctional 2',3'-cyclic-nucleotide 2'-phosphodiesterase/3'-nucleotidase gives MQYTKLKWITGTSLALTLLAPNVHSAKAAETDLVNLRILETTDIHVNLANYDYYQDAETDKYGLVKTASLIKQARTEAKNSLLFDNGDLIQGNPLGDYVAKIDPLQPGETHPVYKAMNLLDYDAGNIGNHEFNYGLDFLKTSLSGSNFPYVNANVYVDDGTGEKNYFKPYEILDREVLDEDGETHAIKVGVIGFVPPQIMQWDKANLEGKVVTKDIVETAEHFIPKMKADGADIIVAIPHSGIGTVTSEGMEENATYDLSKVDGIDAILFGHSHGTFPSAAYDGIEGVDTTNGTINGTPAVMPGYWGSHLGLVDLQLQHADGKWTVLNGKSSTRGIADKDGKPLVARDEEVYKAIEEDHQHTIDWVRSAVGETTAPITSYFSQVKDDPSIQIVTNAQKWYVEKYIQGTEYENIPVLSAGAPFKAGTRGDPTYYTDIPQGELAIKNVADLYLYPNTLQAVLIKGSDVKEWLEMSAGQFNQINPKKRGEQSLINQEFRSYNYDVIDGVTYEIDVTKPAKYDADGNVINPKSQRIKNLKFNGKKINPKQSFLVATNNYRASGGGHFPGIDGTNIAIQAPDENRNVVIDYIMEQGSINPEADGNWSFSPIKGPATVTFESSPKAKEYIKDSRTFKYIETKEDGFAKYTIKLKNSGKGEQSKGFIANLISSIFK, from the coding sequence ATGCAGTATACGAAACTGAAGTGGATCACCGGTACCTCCCTGGCCCTCACCCTCCTCGCCCCCAATGTACATAGCGCCAAGGCTGCAGAAACGGATCTCGTCAACCTCCGCATCCTTGAAACGACTGATATCCACGTGAACCTGGCCAACTACGACTACTACCAGGACGCGGAAACGGACAAGTACGGACTTGTCAAAACCGCAAGCCTCATCAAACAGGCCCGCACCGAAGCAAAAAACAGCCTTCTCTTCGATAACGGGGACTTGATCCAAGGAAATCCACTCGGCGATTATGTCGCGAAAATCGACCCGCTGCAACCGGGGGAAACCCATCCCGTATACAAAGCCATGAACCTGCTTGATTATGATGCCGGGAATATCGGAAACCACGAATTCAACTATGGACTCGACTTCCTGAAAACGTCCCTATCAGGCTCCAACTTCCCGTACGTGAATGCGAACGTGTACGTGGATGACGGAACCGGGGAAAAGAATTACTTCAAGCCTTATGAAATCCTCGACCGCGAAGTCCTCGATGAAGACGGGGAAACCCACGCAATCAAGGTAGGCGTCATCGGGTTCGTCCCTCCTCAAATCATGCAGTGGGACAAAGCCAATCTTGAAGGGAAAGTCGTCACAAAGGATATCGTAGAAACCGCCGAGCATTTCATTCCAAAGATGAAGGCTGACGGAGCCGATATCATCGTCGCCATCCCTCACTCCGGAATCGGAACGGTAACAAGCGAAGGCATGGAGGAAAACGCCACCTATGACCTCTCAAAAGTGGACGGAATCGATGCCATCCTGTTCGGTCATTCCCACGGGACCTTCCCTTCTGCCGCATATGACGGCATCGAAGGCGTCGATACGACAAATGGAACCATCAACGGAACCCCTGCCGTCATGCCGGGTTACTGGGGTAGCCACCTAGGACTCGTCGATCTTCAGCTACAGCACGCAGACGGGAAATGGACCGTCCTGAATGGGAAATCATCCACCCGTGGCATCGCCGATAAAGACGGAAAACCTCTTGTCGCCCGCGATGAAGAAGTGTACAAAGCCATCGAGGAAGATCATCAGCACACCATCGACTGGGTGCGCAGCGCCGTTGGTGAAACGACGGCCCCCATCACCTCGTACTTCTCACAGGTGAAAGATGATCCATCAATCCAGATCGTGACCAATGCCCAGAAATGGTACGTAGAGAAATACATCCAAGGTACCGAATATGAAAACATCCCGGTCCTGTCAGCTGGAGCACCGTTCAAAGCCGGTACCCGTGGAGACCCGACGTACTATACGGATATCCCTCAGGGAGAACTTGCCATCAAGAACGTCGCCGACCTCTATCTCTATCCGAACACCCTGCAGGCCGTCCTTATCAAAGGCTCTGACGTAAAAGAGTGGCTCGAGATGTCTGCCGGTCAGTTCAATCAGATCAATCCGAAAAAACGCGGTGAACAGTCACTGATCAATCAGGAGTTCCGCTCCTACAACTACGATGTCATCGATGGCGTCACGTACGAAATTGATGTCACCAAGCCGGCGAAATATGATGCCGACGGAAATGTCATCAATCCGAAATCACAGCGGATCAAGAACCTGAAGTTCAACGGCAAAAAAATCAATCCCAAACAGTCCTTCCTGGTCGCCACCAACAACTACCGTGCAAGCGGGGGTGGACACTTCCCTGGCATCGATGGCACCAACATCGCCATCCAGGCACCTGACGAGAACCGCAATGTGGTGATTGACTACATCATGGAACAAGGCAGCATCAACCCAGAAGCTGATGGAAACTGGAGTTTCTCACCAATCAAAGGCCCAGCCACCGTCACCTTCGAATCATCACCAAAAGCAAAAGAGTACATCAAGGATTCACGCACTTTCAAATACATCGAAACCAAGGAAGATGGCTTCGCCAAGTACACCATCAAACTTAAGAATTCAGGCAAAGGCGAACAATCAAAAGGGTTCATCGCAAACCTTATTTCTTCCATCTTTAAATAA